One part of the Sorangiineae bacterium MSr11954 genome encodes these proteins:
- the ppdK gene encoding pyruvate, phosphate dikinase: MTKRVFFFGEGKAEGDSKRRDLLGGKGAGLAEMTALGLPVPPGFTLSTEVCTEFFATPNKPDLPSGVDAEIAEALAKVEAVTGAKFGDPENPLLVSVRSGARASMPGMMDTILNLGLNDACAEGLAKKTGDARFAYDAYRRFIAMYSDVALELEREPFNAALDKLRVKTAQAKGLDITRINAEELKKKVPDSELSADDLKALVAEFLSIVKKTSGKDFPSDPHEQLRGAIRAVFRSWNTHRAVVYRRMHDIPDSWGTACNVQAMVFGNLGDTSATGVAFTRNPSTGEKKIFGEWLPKAQGEDVVAGIRTPLPIDGSPESLEAKMPDAYQALLRISEKLESHFRDMQDLEFTIQSGKLYMLQCRSGKRTSRAAVRIAVEQAKEKLISQEEAILRVDASSLDQLLHPTLDPKAPKKFLARGLAASPGAAVGHIVFSADEAEKRAAQGKPVILVRVETSPEDIHGMKAARGIITSRGGMTSHAAVIARGMGKACIAGCSAASISYAEQTLTVTVYDAEGRQSETVVLKKGDVVTIDGSTGTIYAGEVPTIPAALAGEFGELMAWADKVRTMKVRANADTPLDARTARSFGAEGIGLCRTEHMFFEEDRISAMREMILSDDVQQRERALAKLLPFQREDFVGIFQEMRGLKVTIRLLDPPLHEFLPNDPKQLQQLSRTMGVSVEKLETRTKDLHEFNPMLGHRGCRLAITYPEIYAMQVRAILEAALHVASQGTEVYPEIMIPLAITAGELLRMRAIVDKVAGEVFANAKPVPFSFGTMVELPRAAIVADQLANVAEFFSFGTNDLTQSAMGLSRDDAGKFLPAYVETGLLPKDPFVSIDTEGVGALVQIAVERGRKTRPNIKLGICGEHGGDPASCEFFQSVGLDYVSCSPFRVPIARLAVSQAALRARKAK, translated from the coding sequence ATGACCAAGCGGGTTTTCTTCTTTGGGGAGGGGAAGGCCGAAGGCGACAGCAAGCGGCGCGATCTTCTGGGCGGCAAAGGTGCCGGCCTGGCGGAGATGACGGCACTCGGACTCCCCGTGCCGCCCGGATTCACCCTGTCGACCGAAGTGTGCACGGAGTTCTTCGCGACCCCGAACAAGCCGGATCTGCCGAGCGGCGTGGACGCGGAGATCGCCGAGGCGCTGGCGAAGGTCGAGGCGGTGACCGGGGCCAAGTTCGGCGATCCCGAAAATCCGCTCCTGGTGAGCGTTCGCTCGGGGGCGCGGGCGTCGATGCCGGGCATGATGGACACCATCTTGAACCTGGGCCTGAACGACGCGTGCGCCGAGGGTCTGGCGAAGAAGACGGGCGACGCGCGCTTCGCCTACGACGCCTACCGGCGCTTCATCGCCATGTACTCGGACGTGGCGCTGGAGCTCGAGCGCGAGCCGTTCAACGCGGCGCTGGACAAGCTGCGCGTCAAGACCGCGCAGGCCAAAGGGCTCGACATCACACGCATCAACGCGGAAGAGCTGAAGAAGAAGGTCCCCGACTCGGAGCTCTCGGCCGACGACTTGAAGGCGCTGGTCGCGGAGTTCTTGAGCATCGTCAAGAAGACGAGCGGAAAGGACTTCCCGAGCGATCCGCACGAGCAGCTGCGCGGCGCCATCCGCGCCGTCTTCCGCTCCTGGAACACGCACCGCGCGGTGGTCTACCGCCGCATGCACGACATCCCCGACAGCTGGGGAACTGCGTGCAATGTACAAGCAATGGTCTTCGGCAACCTGGGTGACACCAGCGCCACCGGCGTGGCCTTCACGCGCAACCCGTCCACGGGCGAAAAGAAGATCTTCGGCGAGTGGCTCCCGAAGGCGCAAGGCGAGGACGTGGTCGCGGGCATCCGCACGCCGCTCCCCATCGATGGGAGCCCGGAGTCGCTCGAGGCCAAAATGCCCGACGCGTACCAGGCGCTCCTGCGCATCTCCGAGAAGCTCGAGTCGCACTTCCGCGATATGCAAGATCTCGAGTTCACGATCCAATCGGGCAAGCTGTACATGCTCCAGTGCCGCTCCGGAAAGCGCACGAGCCGCGCGGCCGTGCGCATCGCGGTGGAGCAGGCGAAAGAGAAGCTCATCTCGCAGGAGGAGGCCATCCTGCGGGTCGACGCAAGCTCGCTCGATCAGCTGCTGCACCCGACCTTGGATCCCAAGGCGCCGAAGAAGTTCCTCGCGCGCGGCTTGGCGGCCAGCCCGGGGGCGGCCGTGGGGCACATCGTCTTCAGCGCAGACGAGGCCGAGAAGCGGGCCGCCCAGGGCAAGCCGGTCATCCTGGTGCGGGTGGAGACCTCGCCCGAGGACATCCATGGAATGAAGGCGGCGCGCGGCATCATCACCTCGCGCGGCGGCATGACCAGCCACGCGGCGGTGATCGCGCGCGGCATGGGCAAGGCGTGCATCGCGGGATGTTCGGCCGCGAGCATCAGCTACGCGGAGCAGACCTTGACCGTCACCGTGTACGACGCGGAGGGGCGGCAGTCGGAGACGGTGGTCCTGAAGAAGGGCGACGTCGTGACCATCGACGGCTCCACCGGCACCATCTACGCCGGCGAGGTGCCCACCATTCCGGCGGCGCTCGCGGGCGAGTTCGGCGAGCTCATGGCGTGGGCCGACAAGGTCCGCACCATGAAGGTGCGCGCCAACGCCGACACGCCGCTGGACGCGCGCACCGCGCGCTCGTTCGGGGCCGAGGGCATCGGGCTTTGCCGCACGGAGCATATGTTCTTCGAGGAGGACCGCATCAGCGCCATGCGCGAGATGATCCTCTCCGACGACGTGCAGCAGCGCGAGCGTGCCCTCGCCAAGCTCCTCCCGTTCCAGCGCGAGGACTTCGTGGGCATCTTCCAGGAGATGCGAGGCCTGAAGGTCACCATCCGCCTCCTCGACCCGCCGCTGCACGAGTTCTTGCCGAACGATCCCAAGCAGCTGCAGCAGCTGTCGCGCACCATGGGCGTCTCGGTCGAGAAGCTCGAGACGCGCACCAAGGATCTGCACGAGTTCAACCCGATGCTCGGGCACCGCGGCTGCCGCCTCGCCATCACCTACCCCGAGATCTATGCGATGCAGGTCCGCGCGATCCTCGAGGCGGCGCTGCACGTGGCCAGCCAAGGCACCGAGGTCTATCCGGAGATCATGATCCCGCTGGCCATCACGGCGGGTGAGCTTTTGCGGATGCGCGCCATCGTGGACAAGGTGGCGGGCGAGGTCTTCGCCAACGCGAAGCCGGTTCCTTTCTCCTTCGGTACGATGGTGGAGCTGCCGCGGGCGGCCATCGTGGCCGATCAATTGGCGAACGTGGCGGAGTTCTTCTCCTTCGGCACCAACGATTTGACCCAGTCGGCCATGGGCCTGTCGCGCGACGACGCCGGGAAGTTCCTTCCGGCCTATGTCGAGACGGGGCTCCTGCCGAAAGATCCGTTCGTGTCCATCGACACGGAGGGCGTGGGCGCGCTGGTGCAAATTGCCGTGGAGCGCGGTCGCAAGACCCGTCCGAACATCAAGCTCGGGATCTGCGGGGAGCACGGCGGCGATCCCGCATCGTGCGAGTTCTTCCAATCCGTGGGCCTGGATTACGTGAGCTGCTCGCCGTTCCGTGTGCCCATCGCGCGGCTGGCGGTCTCGCAGGCGGCGTTGCGGGCGCGCAAAGCGAAGTAG
- a CDS encoding lytic polysaccharide monooxygenase, with protein sequence MTFAGATSMALLLASASAWGHAVLTSPVPRDLTCDDADCKVGPCGGRSPGAPKYKFEKTGDLKLSWTETIDHEGCFVVELSKTGDDKNFQVLQTIPDDANGVPLTRTSTIRLDGGVECEHCVLRVRQIMSGSSAGCTAATDASTYFSCADIIIGTDAQVPDGGDSDSGGASNPDAGKSGGGKLVDGGGGRGSDSYEVDPLDPSAGKGCGASPQPPGGISYGGLAAGALIFGASATRLLRRRRNRR encoded by the coding sequence ATGACGTTCGCCGGTGCCACATCGATGGCGCTTCTTTTGGCCAGCGCGAGCGCGTGGGGGCATGCGGTGTTGACATCGCCCGTGCCGCGCGATCTCACGTGCGACGACGCCGATTGCAAAGTAGGACCTTGCGGCGGGCGGAGCCCGGGGGCACCCAAATACAAATTCGAGAAGACGGGAGACTTGAAGCTCTCGTGGACGGAGACCATCGATCACGAAGGGTGCTTCGTCGTGGAGCTCTCGAAGACGGGGGACGACAAGAATTTTCAAGTCCTTCAAACCATTCCAGACGACGCCAACGGCGTGCCCCTCACCCGCACGAGCACCATCCGGCTCGACGGCGGCGTGGAGTGCGAGCACTGCGTGCTGCGCGTGCGGCAGATCATGTCGGGCTCCTCCGCCGGCTGCACGGCGGCCACCGACGCGAGCACGTACTTCTCGTGCGCGGATATCATCATTGGAACCGACGCGCAGGTGCCCGATGGCGGCGACTCCGACTCCGGCGGGGCGAGCAATCCGGACGCGGGAAAGTCGGGCGGCGGGAAGCTCGTCGATGGCGGCGGCGGGCGCGGCAGCGATTCGTACGAGGTCGATCCGCTCGATCCGTCGGCCGGAAAAGGGTGCGGTGCTTCCCCGCAGCCACCGGGTGGCATTTCGTACGGCGGGCTCGCCGCCGGGGCGCTGATCTTCGGCGCATCGGCCACGCGCCTGCTGCGAAGGCGCCGCAACCGTCGTTAG
- a CDS encoding formamidopyrimidine-DNA glycosylase, with product MPELPDVTVYVEAIAARIVGEPLLKIRLASPFVLRTVAPPPARFEGQLVTAIRRVGKRIVLVVGAGEPQLFVVIHLMVAGRFRYVAAGAKVPAKVGLAAFDFPKGTLVLTEVSKKKRASIHLVEGEAALRALDRGGIEVLSAKLPAFKKALTGENHTLKRSLTDPRLFSGIGNAYSDEILHRAGLSPVRLTSQLSDEEIARLFEATKSTLVEWTDRLREETGDKFPEKVTAFREEMAVHGRYGKPCPVCGGNVQRIVYAENETNYCPRCQTGGKLLMDRSLSRLLKDDWPKTIDELEERRGARE from the coding sequence GTGCCTGAGCTCCCCGACGTCACCGTTTATGTCGAAGCGATCGCCGCGCGCATCGTCGGCGAGCCGCTCCTCAAGATCCGCCTCGCGAGCCCCTTCGTCCTTCGCACCGTAGCGCCGCCGCCGGCGCGCTTCGAAGGCCAGCTCGTCACCGCCATCCGGCGCGTTGGAAAGCGCATCGTGCTGGTGGTCGGCGCGGGCGAGCCGCAGCTCTTCGTGGTCATTCACTTGATGGTCGCGGGGCGTTTTCGCTACGTGGCGGCGGGCGCCAAGGTCCCGGCCAAGGTGGGCCTGGCGGCCTTCGACTTTCCGAAGGGCACCTTGGTGCTCACGGAGGTCTCCAAGAAGAAGCGGGCCTCCATCCACCTCGTCGAGGGCGAGGCGGCGCTCCGCGCGCTCGATCGCGGCGGCATCGAGGTGCTCTCCGCCAAGCTCCCCGCCTTCAAAAAAGCGCTCACCGGCGAGAACCATACGCTCAAGCGCTCCCTCACCGATCCGCGCCTCTTCAGCGGCATCGGCAACGCCTACTCGGACGAGATCCTCCATCGCGCGGGCCTCTCGCCCGTGCGCTTGACGTCGCAGCTCTCGGACGAGGAGATCGCGCGTCTCTTCGAGGCCACCAAGTCGACCTTGGTCGAGTGGACCGATCGCCTCCGCGAGGAAACCGGCGACAAATTTCCGGAGAAGGTCACCGCGTTCCGCGAAGAAATGGCCGTGCACGGCCGCTACGGCAAGCCGTGCCCCGTGTGCGGCGGCAATGTCCAGCGCATCGTCTACGCCGAGAACGAGACCAACTACTGCCCCCGCTGCCAAACCGGCGGCAAGCTGCTGATGGATCGCTCGCTCTCGCGCCTTCTGAAAGACGATTGGCCCAAGACGATCGACGAGCTCGAGGAGCGCCGCGGCGCGCGGGAGTGA
- the ruvB gene encoding Holliday junction branch migration DNA helicase RuvB, with product MASSKSRSGARESAKAPAPPHQGVERAIDGSAQGDDVRYDRTLRPQRFDDYVGQSKHKENLRVFVQAARQRGEPLDHLLLCGPPGLGKTTLAQILAHEMGVDLCMTNGPVVEHKGALAGLLTKLQPRDILFIDEIHRLNPVVEESLYPAMEDFRIDVMTGEGAFASSLQIGISPFTLVGATTRTGLLTAPLYSRFGHVLRLDFYPPEDLALIVTRSARLLEVTISPDAADEIARRSRGTPRIANRLLRRVRDFAQVLGSGKIDVAIVRDACQRLEVDAAGFDQMDRRLLQVIIEDYEGGPVGVETLAAALGEPRDTIEDVYEPYLLQQGYLGRTPRGRVATKKAFAHLGIALSGERAEGGPQKKLF from the coding sequence ATGGCGAGCTCCAAGTCCCGCTCCGGCGCACGCGAATCGGCCAAGGCGCCCGCCCCGCCCCACCAGGGCGTGGAGCGCGCGATCGACGGCTCCGCCCAGGGCGACGACGTTCGCTACGACCGCACCCTTCGGCCCCAGCGCTTCGACGACTATGTCGGACAGAGCAAGCACAAGGAGAACCTGCGGGTCTTCGTTCAAGCCGCCCGCCAGCGCGGCGAGCCTTTGGACCATCTGCTGCTCTGCGGACCCCCCGGTCTGGGCAAGACCACGTTGGCCCAGATCCTCGCCCACGAAATGGGCGTGGACCTCTGCATGACCAACGGCCCGGTGGTCGAGCACAAAGGGGCGCTGGCGGGGCTGCTCACCAAGCTGCAGCCGCGCGACATCCTCTTCATCGACGAGATCCACCGGCTCAATCCCGTGGTGGAGGAGAGCCTCTATCCGGCCATGGAGGACTTTCGCATCGACGTGATGACGGGCGAGGGCGCCTTTGCCTCGTCGCTCCAAATCGGCATCAGCCCCTTTACCTTGGTGGGGGCCACCACGCGCACGGGCCTCTTGACGGCGCCGCTCTATTCGCGTTTCGGCCATGTTTTGCGGCTGGATTTCTATCCGCCCGAGGACCTCGCGCTCATCGTCACCCGCAGCGCGCGCCTGCTCGAGGTGACCATCTCGCCCGACGCCGCCGACGAGATCGCCCGCCGCTCCCGCGGCACCCCGCGCATCGCCAACCGCCTTCTGCGCCGGGTGCGCGACTTCGCTCAGGTGCTGGGCAGCGGCAAGATCGATGTGGCCATCGTGCGGGACGCCTGCCAGCGCCTGGAGGTCGATGCGGCCGGATTCGACCAAATGGACAGACGGCTCTTGCAGGTCATCATCGAGGACTACGAAGGGGGGCCGGTGGGCGTGGAGACCCTGGCCGCCGCGCTCGGCGAGCCGCGCGATACGATTGAAGACGTTTACGAGCCGTATTTGCTCCAGCAGGGATATCTGGGGCGCACCCCGCGCGGCAGGGTGGCCACGAAGAAGGCCTTTGCACACCTGGGCATCGCGCTTTCCGGGGAGCGGGCCGAGGGCGGGCCACAGAAAAAGCTCTTCTAA
- a CDS encoding PAS domain S-box protein — MSSRPVLVVDDDTVSRHVLCQALGQADLRHVAVGSGAEALQKIQEIDPCIVVLDLVMPPPDGYEILGHLRARPETRDLPVVVLTALDADNEIARAFEAGADDFVRKPFKPVELVARIRGQLRLRAVMEELARKEKDAQVVLELTQALASNLDFRGILFTVVQRIAEVAKVDRVSIVLVSEQADLGYVVAASDDAELRDLPIDLSKYPEIRQVLENGEPLVITDAETHPLLEIVRHGARANAGARAFASIAILPILYEGKPMGVLFVRSKSTFAFGGHELALCTTVSNAMAIALRNARVLQSLRDQTQKVNVARFEAERRLRSLQRYADFFESSADGIVVIDSEGRLLFSNPKAREITGYPESDFRGRRLGDLFDESDISLARELRDGFAQGHFPRGVDVRIRKKEGQRATLSINFNSVLREEGVVLCSFRDVTHERTVEADLVKTRDFLRRIIDTSGDAIISADMQGRVLVFNNAAERIYGRPTRDVIGSDVRELYPPGVARNIMRMIREGGGRIEGVRTEVLDAQKNRVPVALSAAFLYEQDTLVGSVGIFTDLREKVRMEQRLAQAQEQLLAQERQAIVAELAGAAAHELNQPLTSVMAYAELIKRRLDAESPVFAAVDVIFNEAERMAEIVRKIGKITRYETKAYVGQAKILDLDKASENGEGDGRDDGASAFDVGAIPAHRIGKAGD; from the coding sequence GTGAGCAGTCGGCCGGTTCTTGTCGTCGATGACGATACTGTGAGTCGACACGTCTTGTGTCAGGCTCTCGGCCAGGCCGACTTGCGCCATGTGGCCGTCGGTTCGGGTGCCGAGGCGCTGCAGAAAATCCAGGAGATCGACCCCTGCATCGTGGTGCTCGACCTGGTCATGCCACCACCCGACGGCTACGAAATTTTGGGACACCTCCGGGCGCGTCCCGAAACTCGTGACCTCCCAGTTGTGGTTTTGACTGCGCTCGATGCCGACAATGAAATTGCGCGCGCCTTCGAAGCGGGGGCGGACGATTTCGTTCGCAAGCCCTTCAAGCCCGTCGAGCTCGTCGCCCGAATCCGCGGTCAACTGCGCCTTCGGGCGGTCATGGAGGAGTTGGCCCGAAAGGAAAAAGACGCTCAGGTCGTCCTCGAATTGACGCAGGCGCTCGCCTCGAATCTCGATTTCCGGGGCATCCTCTTTACCGTCGTTCAGCGCATCGCCGAGGTGGCGAAGGTCGATCGCGTCTCCATCGTTCTGGTGAGCGAGCAGGCCGATCTGGGCTACGTGGTGGCCGCCTCCGACGACGCCGAGCTGCGGGATCTGCCCATCGATTTATCCAAGTACCCCGAGATCCGCCAAGTGCTCGAAAACGGCGAGCCGCTGGTCATCACCGACGCCGAGACCCATCCGCTCTTGGAGATCGTGCGCCATGGTGCGCGCGCCAACGCGGGTGCCCGGGCCTTCGCCTCCATCGCGATCCTTCCCATTCTCTACGAGGGGAAGCCGATGGGGGTCCTGTTCGTCCGCTCCAAGAGCACCTTTGCCTTCGGCGGGCACGAGCTCGCCCTCTGCACCACCGTCTCGAACGCCATGGCCATCGCGCTGCGCAACGCGCGCGTGCTCCAATCGTTGCGCGACCAAACGCAAAAGGTCAATGTGGCCCGCTTCGAGGCCGAGCGGAGGCTGCGCTCCTTGCAGCGCTACGCGGATTTCTTCGAGAGCTCGGCCGACGGCATCGTGGTCATCGACAGCGAAGGGCGCTTGCTCTTCTCGAACCCCAAGGCGCGCGAGATCACGGGCTACCCTGAGAGCGATTTCCGCGGCCGCCGCCTGGGCGACTTGTTCGACGAGTCGGACATTTCCCTGGCCCGCGAGCTGCGCGATGGTTTTGCCCAGGGCCATTTCCCGCGCGGGGTCGACGTCCGCATCCGCAAGAAAGAGGGGCAGCGGGCCACGTTGAGCATCAACTTCAACTCGGTGCTCCGGGAAGAAGGCGTGGTGCTTTGCAGCTTCCGCGACGTGACGCACGAGCGCACGGTGGAGGCCGATCTGGTCAAGACCCGCGACTTTCTGCGCCGCATCATCGACACCTCGGGCGACGCGATCATCAGCGCCGACATGCAAGGCCGCGTGCTGGTCTTCAACAACGCGGCCGAGCGCATTTACGGCCGCCCCACGCGCGACGTCATCGGCTCCGACGTGCGCGAGCTCTATCCGCCCGGCGTGGCTCGAAACATCATGCGCATGATCCGCGAGGGCGGGGGCCGCATCGAGGGCGTGCGCACCGAGGTGCTCGACGCGCAAAAGAACCGGGTCCCGGTGGCCCTCTCGGCCGCGTTCCTGTACGAGCAGGACACCCTGGTCGGCTCGGTGGGCATCTTCACCGATTTGCGCGAAAAGGTGCGCATGGAGCAGCGCCTCGCGCAGGCGCAAGAGCAGCTCTTGGCGCAGGAGCGGCAGGCCATCGTGGCGGAGCTCGCGGGCGCCGCCGCGCACGAGCTCAATCAGCCGCTCACCAGCGTGATGGCCTATGCAGAGCTCATCAAACGTCGTTTGGACGCCGAATCTCCCGTGTTCGCCGCGGTGGACGTGATCTTCAACGAAGCCGAGCGCATGGCCGAAATCGTACGGAAAATCGGAAAAATCACGCGGTACGAGACCAAGGCCTACGTGGGGCAGGCCAAAATCCTGGACTTGGACAAAGCGAGCGAGAACGGCGAAGGCGACGGCCGCGATGACGGCGCTTCCGCATTCGACGTGGGCGCCATACCCGCGCACCGCATCGGAAAGGCGGGTGACTGA
- the glyS gene encoding glycine--tRNA ligase subunit beta: MTRPTLLLEIGVEELPSSFVDAALAALPNLVREKLGQLRLEHGNVYALGTARRLAVLVHELSPTQTSLDEEVIGPPEAAAFKDGKPTRAAEAFAAKLGVSVEALSIVEKAAGPKQKPGRYVVARRQEQGREATSLLGAAVAEICASIPFRKSMRWGSGDVTFARPVQWLVVLLGDQVIDATFAGVRSDRKTFGHRFLAPAALSLEHADGYVDALRSVHVLVDRDERARTMMDGVARAARELGGTHDPDPALVDENASLVEEPHTVVGSFSPDFLALPAPVIRAVARGHQKYFCVQKNEEELLPHYLAVVNTANRPDKVALGNDRVMRARLSDAQFFFGEDKKTNVEARVEKLGGIVFVARLGTVREKVARFEALAARIAERLGLSADAAKKIQRAAHLSKNDLVSLMVGEFPELQGTMGRAYAQGAGEDPEVCDAIRDHYRPVGADDRIAPSDVARVIALADRLDTLVGCFAIGLSPTGTADPYALRRACIAVLRILIESAEESPAWGELHFGELVGLAYDLYTGKKLDATREETIAKVSEFGRERLRNWIATRTSSQVADAVLTGHAFAAGVEAPIEGYPYFAMAKARALQAVVSSGASWLEKARTVAKRLNGISKDAAPILHPKEGFAASSKDATIHDVVCAIDTATASLKHERAVESALHQAEDLAQRIDEIFVTTLVNDPNDPNTKKRLELLSYGAKSMLRIGDFSKLG; this comes from the coding sequence ATGACCCGACCTACGCTTCTTCTCGAGATTGGGGTGGAGGAGCTCCCCTCGTCCTTCGTCGATGCCGCGCTCGCCGCACTCCCCAACCTGGTGCGGGAAAAGCTCGGCCAACTGCGGCTGGAGCACGGCAATGTCTATGCCCTAGGCACTGCCCGCCGGCTCGCGGTGCTCGTGCATGAGCTCAGCCCCACCCAAACGAGCCTGGACGAGGAGGTCATCGGCCCGCCGGAGGCAGCCGCCTTCAAAGACGGCAAACCGACCCGAGCCGCGGAAGCGTTCGCGGCCAAACTGGGCGTTTCGGTGGAAGCGCTCTCGATCGTCGAAAAAGCCGCGGGGCCGAAGCAGAAGCCTGGCCGCTATGTGGTGGCGCGCCGGCAAGAACAAGGGCGGGAGGCCACGTCCCTTTTGGGCGCCGCCGTCGCCGAGATTTGCGCCTCCATCCCGTTCCGCAAATCGATGCGATGGGGTTCGGGCGATGTCACCTTCGCACGGCCCGTCCAATGGCTGGTCGTGCTCCTGGGCGACCAAGTCATCGACGCCACCTTCGCCGGCGTGCGAAGCGACCGAAAGACCTTTGGCCATCGTTTCTTGGCCCCCGCCGCCCTCTCGCTCGAGCACGCCGACGGCTATGTCGATGCGCTGCGCTCCGTGCACGTGCTGGTCGACCGCGATGAGCGCGCCCGCACCATGATGGACGGCGTCGCCCGCGCGGCCCGGGAGCTCGGCGGCACCCACGATCCGGATCCGGCGCTGGTCGATGAAAATGCGTCGTTGGTGGAGGAGCCGCACACGGTGGTGGGGAGCTTCTCGCCGGATTTTCTAGCTCTTCCGGCGCCCGTCATTCGGGCGGTGGCGCGCGGACATCAGAAGTACTTCTGCGTTCAAAAGAACGAGGAGGAGCTCCTTCCGCACTACCTGGCGGTGGTGAACACGGCGAACCGGCCGGACAAGGTGGCCCTCGGCAACGACCGCGTGATGCGCGCGCGCCTCTCCGATGCGCAGTTCTTCTTCGGGGAGGACAAGAAGACCAACGTCGAGGCGCGGGTCGAAAAGCTGGGCGGCATCGTCTTCGTGGCGCGGCTCGGCACCGTGCGCGAAAAGGTGGCCCGCTTCGAGGCGCTGGCGGCGCGCATCGCGGAGCGGCTGGGGCTCTCGGCGGACGCCGCCAAAAAGATTCAGCGCGCCGCGCACCTGTCGAAGAACGACTTGGTGTCCCTCATGGTCGGCGAGTTCCCCGAGCTGCAAGGCACGATGGGGCGCGCGTACGCGCAGGGTGCGGGCGAAGATCCCGAGGTGTGCGACGCCATCCGCGATCATTATCGCCCGGTGGGCGCCGACGATCGGATCGCGCCGAGCGACGTGGCGCGGGTCATCGCGCTGGCCGACCGGCTCGACACCTTGGTCGGCTGCTTCGCCATCGGCCTGTCGCCCACCGGCACCGCCGATCCGTATGCGCTCCGGCGCGCGTGCATCGCGGTGCTGCGCATCCTCATCGAGTCGGCCGAGGAGAGCCCGGCCTGGGGCGAGCTGCACTTCGGCGAGCTGGTGGGGTTGGCGTACGATTTGTATACGGGCAAGAAGCTCGATGCGACGCGCGAGGAGACGATCGCCAAGGTCAGCGAGTTTGGTCGCGAGCGGCTTCGCAACTGGATCGCGACCCGCACCAGCAGCCAAGTGGCCGACGCCGTGCTCACGGGGCACGCCTTCGCGGCGGGGGTGGAGGCGCCCATCGAGGGCTATCCTTACTTTGCGATGGCCAAGGCGCGCGCGCTCCAAGCGGTGGTCAGCTCGGGAGCATCGTGGTTGGAGAAGGCACGCACGGTGGCCAAGCGCTTGAACGGAATCAGCAAAGACGCCGCCCCCATTTTGCACCCCAAAGAGGGCTTCGCGGCCTCGAGCAAAGACGCCACGATCCATGACGTGGTGTGCGCTATCGACACGGCGACGGCCAGCTTGAAGCACGAGCGTGCGGTGGAGAGCGCGCTTCACCAGGCGGAGGATCTCGCGCAGCGCATCGACGAAATCTTCGTCACCACCCTGGTCAACGACCCGAACGATCCCAACACCAAAAAACGACTCGAGCTCCTGTCCTATGGAGCGAAATCCATGCTTCGCATTGGAGACTTCTCGAAACTCGGCTAG
- a CDS encoding DUF4328 domain-containing protein, which produces MVAALFLVMWNASYLNLVKVLLISVGAIQKIITLLAIYFFLAWTRNAAHNVHAFQRSGLQYTPGWCVGWFFVPLANFVMPYRVFSQIWSASEPERGIGIQFWRSTPLLLVWWSSYVASRLVNVFASFLANGSLVGIGVVGLIDAVLTGVAAVAIILVMREIEANQGKIAASFQSPTAA; this is translated from the coding sequence ATGGTTGCGGCCCTCTTCTTGGTGATGTGGAACGCGTCGTATTTGAACCTGGTAAAGGTGCTCCTCATCAGCGTCGGGGCCATTCAAAAGATCATCACCTTGCTCGCCATCTACTTCTTTCTCGCGTGGACCCGCAACGCTGCGCACAACGTGCACGCGTTTCAACGAAGTGGATTGCAGTACACGCCCGGGTGGTGCGTCGGCTGGTTCTTCGTTCCGCTTGCAAATTTCGTGATGCCTTATCGTGTCTTTTCCCAGATATGGTCCGCCAGTGAGCCCGAAAGGGGTATCGGAATTCAATTTTGGCGCAGTACGCCCCTCTTGTTGGTTTGGTGGTCGAGCTACGTGGCCTCGCGCCTCGTAAATGTTTTCGCATCGTTCTTGGCCAACGGGAGCCTCGTGGGCATCGGGGTCGTCGGTCTGATCGACGCCGTCCTCACCGGCGTTGCGGCCGTGGCCATCATCCTGGTCATGCGCGAAATCGAGGCCAATCAGGGAAAAATAGCGGCATCGTTTCAAAGCCCCACCGCGGCATAA